The nucleotide window CAGGACGCGATCGACCGGTTCAAGGAGCACGGCCACACCGGGCACGACACGAACCCCGATTCCCGTACGCACGCAGGAGGGGAGCTATGAAACGACGATGGTTCGGCAGGCGCGGCGCGGTCGTGCTCGCCATCGGCTCGGTCCTGGCGGCCGGAGCTCCGCTGATGGCGATGCCCGTGGCCGCAGCGGCCCCGGCGGCGAACGTGCCGGTGAACGTCCTCGTCTTCCACGGCGCGGCGGCCGGCCAGAAGGACCCGGTCCTGCGCGCGGCCGACGCGATCGCCCGGCTGGGCGGGGACAACGGCATCACCGTCACGGCGTCGCAGGATCCCGCCGTGTTCAACACCGCCAACCTGGCCCGCTACCGCGGTGTCGTGTTCCTGTCCGCGCAGGGCGTCACGCTGAGCCGGGAGCAGGAAGGCGCGCTGCAGGCGTACATGAAGGCCGGCGGCGGGTTCCTCGGCATCTCCGACGCCGCCCGCGCGCAGGACTCGTCGCAGTGGTTCACCGGCCTGATCGGGGCGCGCCCGGTCGGCGCCCGGCCCACGCCCGAGGCGGTGGCGTCGGTGACCGCGAGCGGGGAGAACCCGCCGAACGAAACCAAGGAGAAACTGGCCGACAACAACGAAAACACGAAGTGGCTGACGTTCGCGACCACCGGCTGGGCCGCCTACAAGATGGCCACCCCGGTCGCGGTCAGCAGCTACGCGCTGGTGTCGGCGAACGACTTCCCGGGCCGCAACCCGAAGAACTGGACCCTGCAGGGGTCCGCGGACGGCAGCACCTGGACCGACCTGGACACGCGCACGAACGAGACGTTCACCGACCCGTTCCAGACCCGGACGTTCACCTTCGCCAACACCACGGTCTACCCGAACTACCGGCTGAACATCACCGCGAACGCGGGTGAGCCGATCATCCAGCTCGCGGACCTCAAGCTGTTCAAGGACACCTCGACGACCCCGCCGCCGCCGGAGCCGGCACCGCAGCAGGCCGTCGTCGACGTCCTCGACGCCAAACACCCGGCCACCGCCGGGCTGCCGCAGAACTGGACGCGCACCGACCGCTGGCTCAACTGGGAAACCAACCCGGTCGGCACGGTCCACACCGTCGCCCAGGTCGAGGAGAAGGGCTACCAGCCGGGCGTCGGCGCGAACGGCCCGTTCCACCCGATCTCGTGGTGCCGCGACTACGACGGCGGCCGCTCCTTCTACACCGGCATGGGCCGCACCGAAGCTTCCTACGGCGAAGGGCAGTTCCGCGACCACCTGCTCGGCGCCCTGCGCTGGACCACCGGCATGGTCCGCGGCGACTGCCAGGCCGGGATCGCCGCGAACTACAAGGTCGAGCGGCTCACCGGCAAGAACGCCGCCGGGCAGCTCGACCAGATCGGCGAGCCGCACGGGCTCACCATCGCACCGGACGGCAAGGTCTTCTACATCGGCAAGGCGGCCTGCCCGACCGGGCCGGTGGTCAGCTGGGACGACCCGAACGTCGGCCTCGGCTGCGGCACGATCCACCAGTGGGACCCGGCCACCAAGAAGGTCAAGCTGCTCACGACGTTGCGCGTGATGGGCAACCGCGGCAGCGGCGACGAGCTGGTCAAGAACGAAGAAGGCCTGCTCGGCATGGTGCTGGACCCGAAGTTCACCGAGAACGGCTGGTTCTACGCCTACTGGATGCCGCACGACTCGATCGACCGCGACAAGCGGATCGGCAAGCGCACGATCTCGCGGTTCACCTACAACGCGACCGCGCAGACGATCGACCAGGCCACCCGCAAGGACCTGATGTCCTGGGACGTGCAGATCCACAGCTGCTGCCACGCCGGCGGCGGGATGGCGTTCGACAAGGACGGCAACCTCTACGTCGGGTCCGGGGACAACAACTCCTCGGGCGGCTCGAACGGCTACTCCGGCAACAACTGGACGCTCGAGTACAAGGGCCTGTCGTTCCAGGACGCGCGCCGCACGGCGGGCAACACGAACGACTACGGCGGCAAGATCCTGCGGATCCACCCGGAGCCGAACGGCACCTACACGATCCCGCCGGGGAACCTGTTCCCGAACGGGCCGTCGGACAAGACGCGCCCGGAGATCTACGTGATGGGCGTCCGCAACATCTCGCGGCTGCAGATCGACCCGGTGCACAACTGGCTGACCGCGGGCTGGGTCGGCCCGGACGCGCCCGCGCCGAGCCCCGAGCTCGGGCCGGCGAAGTACGAGACGGCCACGATTATCACCGAGGCGGGCAACCACGGCTGGCCGTACTGCATGGGCAACCGGCAGCCCTACCGCGACCGCAGCAGCACCAACGCCGCGGAACTCACCGGCTGGTACGACTGCAACAACCCGATCAACACCTCGCCGCGCAACACCGGGCTGGTCAACCTGCCGCCGATCAAGGACAACATGATCTGGTACTCGCCGGACGGCGGCGGCCCGGTCTTCCCGAAGCGGCCGGGCAGCTCCATCCCGACGTACAACGCGGCGGACGCCACCTACACCCAGCCGTACCTGCGGGGCGGCGGCCAGGCGGTCATGTCCGGGCCGACGTACCACCGCTCGCTGGTCAACCCGAACAGCGGTGTCGCGTGGCCGGAGTACTGGGACAACAAGTGGTTCATCGCCGACGAGGCCAACTCGCAGAACCGGGTCGCGGTGACCGTCGACCCGGCCGAGGTGCCCACGCACCAGCCGCCGGTGTTCGCCGAGACGTTCCGGCAGATCATCCCGGGCGGCGCGGGTGACACGCGGGTGCAGAGCTGGATGGACGCCAAGTTCGGGCCGGACGGCGCGTTGTACGTGCTCGACTACGGCAACGGCTTCTTCTCCCTGGACGCCAACCAGAAGCTGCTGAAGATCAGCTACACCGGTGGCGCGCCGACGCCCGCCCCGGCGGCGTCGTCGACCATGGTGCAGAACAAGGCGCTGACGGCGGCGTTCACCGGGTCGAAGTCCGGCGGCGTGTCCTACCGGTGGGAGTTCGGCGACGGCTCGGTGTCCACCCAGGCCGACCCGCGGCACACCTACCCGCGCACCGGGATCTTCACCGCCAAGCTGACCGTGACCTACGCGAACGGTGAAGCGGTGACGACCCGGGCGTCGGTGAACGTCGGCTGTGCGGTGGCCGATCCGGGCCCGGCGGTGACCTTGGGCGACACGCTCACGAAGGTGGTCAACCGCAACGCCGGCGGTGGTTGCACGGTGGACGACTTCCTCGACGACGAAAGCACGTGGAGCACCCACGCCGCCTTCGTCAACCACGTCGAGCAGGCCACCGAAACGCTCTCCGACCTCGGGGTGCTGTCCGACGCCGAGGTGGCGGAACTGAACGCGGCCGCCGCGGCGTCACCGATCGGGAAACCGGGCACGACCGGCTACGACGCGCTGTTCGACGGCACGGCGGAGTCGTTGCGGGCCTGGGCACAGGCGCCGTCGGGGCAGTTCACGCTGCAACCCGACGGGTCCATCCGGGCCGGCGGCGGGCTGGGCATGCTGTGGTACGCGCAACGGCAGTTCGGCGACTTCTCGGTGAAGGTGCAGTTCAAGGACATCGCGCCGGATCCCGGCCGGGCCAACAGCGGCGTGTTCGTCCGGTTCCCGGACCCGCGGACACCCCTCGAACAGCGGCCGCCGGGCAGCTGCGGGACGGTCGGGTCGGCGCGGACGTCGCAGGCCTGGGTGGCCATCTACTGCGGCCACGAGATCCAGATCTACGACGGCGACACCGGCGAGCCGCAGAAGACCGGGTCGGTCTACAACTTCGACCCCCGCCCGCTCGACCAGGCGGGCGCGCGGCCGAAGGGCACGTGGAACGAGTACGAGATCAAGGTCGTCGGGCAGCACTACACGATGATCCGCAACGGCGTGGTGATCAACGAGTTCGACAACACGCCCGGGCAGCAGTCGTCGCGCGCGGGTGACCCGCCGACCGACCTGCGGCAGTTCGTCAGCGGGTTCATCGGGTTGCAGAACCACAGCGACAACGACCTGATCGAGTTCCGCAACATCCGGGTGCGGCAGCTGTAGGCCTGCCGCGGCCGTCGTGGGTGGTAAGGCGGGTTCCAACGCGCCTTACCACTCACGAGCCCCACTCGAGGAAGGGTTCCCCGCGATGTCCCCACGACTGATCGCCCTGCTGCTGACCGCGTTCCTGGCGGTGCTCGGGCTGGCGACGCCCGCGGCGGCGGCCCCGGTCCAGACGCTGACCTGGACCGGGAACAACAGCACCACCGAGTACGCGTCCGCGCCGACCGGCGCCCGGCCCGGCGAGACCACGATCGTCTTCGAGAACAGCGAAGCCACCGGCAACACCACCGGGATGTCGCACACCCTGACGTTCGACACGACGACACCGGGCTACAACCACGACGTCACCCTGAACATCCTGGCCAACCCGTTCGACCCGCAGGACGGCCGGCACGAGGCCGTCGTGATGCTGACACCGGGCAAGTACCGCTACTACTGCACCATTCCCGGCCACACCGCGATGGCGGGCGAGTTCGTCGTCTCCGACGGCACCGGCGACACGATCCCGCCGACCGTGACCGCCGCGGTGACGGGCGATCGCGATCCCGCCGGCAACTACGTCGAATCGGCCACGGTCACGCTTTCGGCCGAGGATGCGGGATCCGGCGTGGCGTCGGTCGAGTACCAGCTCGACGGCGGCACGTGGACCGCGTACGCCGCACCGGTGGTGGTGACCGCGGTGGGCATGCACATGCTGCACTACCGCGCGACCGACGTCGCCGGGAACACGTCCGAAGAAGGCATGGCGCACTTCACGGTCGTCGACGGTCCGGGCGACACCACGCCGCCGACGGTGACCGCCTCGGTCGCGGGAGACCGGGACGCGGCGGGCAACTACCTCGACGTGGCCACGGTTTCCCTGACGGCCACCGATGCGGACTCCGCCGTCCGGTCGGTCGAGTACCAGCTGGACGGCGGCGCCTGGACGCCGTACGCCGCACCCGTCGCGGTGACCGGTGCGGGCGCGCACATGGTCCACTTCCGGGCGACCGATGCCGCCGGGAACACGTCACCGGAGGGCATGGCGAGCTTCACGGTGGTCAAGCGCGACACGACCGCTCCGGCCGTGTCGGCTTCGGTGGCCGGCACGCAGGACGGCGACGGCAACTACGTCGGCAAGGCGACGGTCACGGTGACGGCGTCGGACACCGGTTCCGGCGTCGCCGCGGTGGAGTACAAAGTGGACGGTGGAGTGTGGACCGCTTACAGCGCACCGGTTCCGGTGTCCGCGGTGGGCGCGCACACGGTGGCCTACCGCGCTCGCGACGTCGCCGGCAACGCGTCCGCGGAGGGCTCGGTGGCGTTCACGGTGGTCGCCGGCGGGGACACCACGGCACCGGCCGTGGCGCTGCAGCTGCGCGGCAACCAGGACGGCGGCTGGAACTACGTGGGCTCGGCGACCGTGACGGTGACCGCGACCGACGCGGAGTCCGGAGTGGGCTTCGTCGAGTACAAAGTGGACGCTTCGGCGTGGACCAGGTACACGGCGCCGGTGGTGGTCTCGGCGCTCGGGGCGCACACCGTGCGGGCCCGGGCCACCGACGTCGCCGGCAACGTCTCGGCCGAGCTGACGGGTTCGTTCACGGTGGTCGCGGCCCCACCGCCGCCGGACGCCTGCCCGTCGTCGGACACCCGGGAGACGGTGGTGATCGGCGGGGTCGACAGCCAGGTGGCGAACACCGACACCGGCAACGGCTGCACGATCAACGACGTCATCGACGAGAACGCGGAGTACGCCTCCCACGAGCGGTTCGTCAAGCACGTGAAGGCGGTGACGCAGGAGCTCGTGGCCAACGGCGTGCTGTCCTCCGGCGACCGCAACCGGATCGTGACGGCGGCGATCGAGTCCGGCGTCGGCGGTGGTTTGGCACCGGCGGACGGGGGTAAGCGGAAGGCCTGAGCCCGCGACCGAAGGAAGTGCCGGATGCCCGCGTTGACCCGCGTCCTCGGAGCGGTGACCGCCGCCTACAGCGCCACGATCATCGTCGCGCCGCGCGTGCTGGCCAAACCGTGCGGCCTGACCACGCCGGCGGGCGGGGTCACCGCGGACGTCCGCACCCTGATCGCCGGCATCGGCGCCCGCGACGCGGCCATTGGCCTGGCGATGGTGTTTGCGCCCGAGGGCAGGCCGCTGCGGGTGGCACTGGCGGCCCGGGTGGCCTCCGACGCGGCGGACGCGGTGGTGTTCGGCACCGGCCTGCCCGACCGGTCGGCGCGGGCGAAGGTGGCGGCGTTCGCGGCAGGCTGGGCGGCCCTGTGCGCGGCGTCGGCGCTGGTGAAGTGACGAAACGGCCCGGCCGGGATCTCCCGGCCGGGCCGTCCTGCACCCTAGTGGTCGTTGAGGTAGTAGTGCTGGCTCGAGTGCTGGTAGTTCGGGCCGAGGTAGATCCCGACGCCGATGTTCCAGTGTTCCGGGAGGTCGTGCGTGCCGCCGTCGGAAGCCCTGGCCGTGGCGCACGAGCCCAGTCCACCGGAGGCGGTGAGCGTGTAGCGGGTGTCGTAGGCGCCCGGAACGGAGCTCTCCTCGACGGAGATGTTGGCCCGCGGGGCGAGCCCGTCGGCCGCCGTGTCGCAGAGGGAGACGACGTCGCCGTTCTCCTCGATGTAGATCGTGCCACCCTTGGCGCCGTCCGTGGTGGTCCACGTGTGGTCCCAGCTGCCGCCGGGCGGGTCCACGGCGGCCGACGCCGAGGTGGCGCCCAGCAGTGTCCCGCCGGCGACGAAAGCCGTCGTCGCGGCCAAGGCCGCGATCTTGTTGCGCATCATTTGACTCCGTTCTGACCCCAGTGGCCGAGAGCGCCGAAATCGTCGCTCTCGCCGGGCCGACGGTTCCAGCCGCGCCGGGACAGCGTCAAGCGGCCTCGAAACGTTTTACCTCTGCCCGAAGGGTGTTCGGCTGCGGCAACCTCCGTGGGCGTTGTCGCAACCTGCGGAATCGGTATTCACAGGGTGGACAATGGCGTTGAAAAGGGGAGCATTCGGTCAGGGTGTGTCGGCGCTCGGCAGCACGACCGTCGCGCTGGTGCCGGGCGGAAGCAATGCGCTGCCGGGGGCGGAATCCGCAGCGTCGGAGGCAACCGAACCGGAGGCACCACCATGACCGCAACACCCGTCCACGATCATCCCGCCGACGTCCGCCCCCACGACGAAAACCGCGCCGCCGGGCCCGCCGCCCGGCTCAGACTTCCGAGGCCGACGAATGCTCGGCGGCGAACCGGGCCAGTTCGTTGCGGTCGCGGACCGAGGTCTTCATCAGCAGGGCCGCCACGTGCTTCTCCACCGTGCGTGGGGAGATGTGCAGGCGTGCGGCCAGTGCCTTGTTGCTGAGCCGGAAGGCCAGCAGTTCGAAGACCTCGAACTCGCGCAGTGTCACGCCGATCGCGCGCAGGCTTTCGGGCACCCGTTCGGTTCCGGTGCGGCGTTGCTGCACCGACGCACCGGCTCGGCGCAGCAGGGCGCGGCACGCGCTGGCCACCGGGATCACGTCCGCGTCGTGGAAGTGGCTTTCGGCTTCGCGCAGCCATTCCGCGGGCTCGCCCCAGCCGTCGTCGACGGCGGGCTCCGCGGCCAGGCGCAGGCCCAGCGGGCGGGCGACGCCGAACGGGGTGGCCGCCTGTGCCGCGCGCCGCATCGCCGCGGCGGCGGCCTCGGGCGCGTGGTCGCGGCCGTGCAGCACCGCCTCGGCCAGCAGCACGAACTGGCGGTTCCAGCGCATCCCGCCCGCGGCACCGGCGGCGACCCGCCGGTGGTCGGCCCAGGCCGCGTCGCCGGCGATGACGTCCAGCAGCAGCTTCAGGCCGTGGGTCCCGGCGAGGTGGAACGTGCTCTGCTGCCGCGCCTGGTCGGCGGCGAGGGTCTCCAGCTCGGCGCGGGCGGTGTCGCGGTCCTCCTCCAGCAGCGAACAGAAGACCTGGGCCAGCCCGCGCGCGAGCGGCGCCTCCGGGCCGGAATCGCCGCCCCCGCGCCGGAAGTCGCCGAGTGCGGTCTCCATCGCGCGGCGGTCGCCGCGGTGGCCCGCCAGCACCGCCTGTGCCATTTGGACGTAGCGGCTGACGGCGAACAGCTTGATCCGGGAGGCCTCCGCGTAGCACGCGTCGAGCCGCGGGCCGGCCTCGGCGAACCGGCCGCACAGCACGGAATGCAGGCCCAGCACGGCTTCCGCGTTGTAGGCCAGGCTGATCCCGCCGGTGCGCAGCGCCTCGGCGCGCGCGGTCTCGAGGCCGGACGGGTCCGCCTCCGTGAGCCAGGCGTTGCCGCCGAGCCCGACCAGCGCGTAGTTGCGCCAGTTCGTCAGCCGGTGCTCGGCGGCGGCGTCGAGCATCCGCCGGAAGCACTCGTCGGACTCGGTCATGTCCCGCTCGCGCACGACGAACCCGACCGCGTAGAGCGCCTGGCACGCCGTCGACGGCGAGCCGATCCGCTCGGCACCCTCGACCGCGCGGCGGCCCAGCTCCTCGCTGCGGCGCACCCGGTCGGGGGCAGGCCCGGACATCGAGAGGTAGGCGTCGACGGCGTCCACCGCCACGGACTCCTCGTCGAGCCCCGTCCCCGGCAGCAGCGCCCGCGCCGCGGCGACCTGCTCGAAGCCCTCCGCCCAGCGGCCGGCGACCTGCGCCGCCCACGCCAGGCGGACGTGCACGCGGATCTGGCGCGCGGGATCGCGGCCGTCGGCGGGCCGCAGCGAGCGGGCGACCTTGACCGCGCGGTCGAACTGCCCGGCCTCGGCCAGCGCGAACAGCAGCAGCTCCAGCAGGTCCCGGTAGCGGCCGGACTGCTCGGCACCGCGGTCCGCGTCGTCGCCGAGCAGGTTCACCGCGTGGTCCAGCACCGCGATCGCCGACCCCGGCGCGCCTTCGGCCAGCGCGCGCTGGGCGGCCTCGCGGTACAGGTCGGCGGCGGCCCAGCGGTCACCGGCGCCCAGCCGCAGCGACGCGGCCAGGCTGCACAGCTCGCCCGGCAGATCGGGGTGCAGCTCCACCACGGCGTCAGCCGCCTTCGCCGACAGCGCCACGCGTTCGGCCGGGTTGAGCAGGGTCAGCAGCGCTTCGGCGGTGAGCGGGTGGCGGAAGGCGTACCAGTCTTCGCCGCGCTCGTCGGTGGTGAGCAGCTGGGCGGCGACGGCGGACTGCAGGTGGCCGAACAGGCTGCGGTCGTCCAGCTCGCTCACCCGCTGCACCACCGAAAGCGGGAACCGGCGGCCGAGCACCGCGGCGATGGCGAGCAGCTGCTTGCCGCGTTCGCCGAGGCGGTCGGCGCGGCGGGTGATGATCGTGACGAGCGTCGAGGGCACGGCGCTGCGGCCGTGCCCGGTGAACCGCCAGCCCGCGGCGCCGTTCACCAGCTCGCCCGCCGCCACCATGCTGTGCAGGAGTTCCTCGACGACCAGGGGGTTGCCGGCGCTGTCGGCGAACAGGCGCTCGGCCACGTCCGCGGACACCTGGTCGGGTTCGGCGCCGAGCGAGGACGCCACCACGTCCCGCACCTCGGCCGGGCCGAGACTGTCCAGCGGCATGAGGAAACCCTCGCCGCGCCGGGTGGCGGCGTAGGCCGCGTCCAGCGCGGGCGAGGGTTCGGCGCGCAGGGTGGCCAGCACGACCACCGGTTGCGTGCGGACGTTGGCGGCCAGGTACTCCACCACCGCCAGGGTTTCCACGTCGGCGTCCTGGAGGTCGTCGACGACGAACAGGCAGCCGCGGCCCGCGCCGGCCAGCCCGGTGAGCCGCAGCGTCGCCTCGGCGAGCACGACGAGCGAGGAGTCGCCCGCGGTGTCGGCGCCGGCGGCCCAGTCCGGGATCAGCCTGCCGAGCACCGACCGGTACGGCCCGAGCTGTTCGACCAGCTCGCGGCCGCCGCCGGTGCGGGCGAGGGAGAGCAGTGCCTCGGTGAGCGCCCGGAAGGGCACGGCGGGACCGGTGGTGCTGCCGCGGCCCCGCAGCACCACCAGTCCCGCGTCCAGGGCGTGGCCCACCGCTTCGGCGGCGAGCCGGGTCTTGCCGATACCGGGTTCCCCCGTGACGAACAGGGCCGATCCGGAAGAGCGGCGAGCGTCGTGCAACACCCGCCCGATCTCTTCGATCTCCGTTCCTCGGCCGACGAGAGCGGGGGCACGGGTGCGCATGCGCCAACCTTAGAGACCGGACTCACGAATTCGGTGGTCTTGCGGTGGAGATTCCACTGTTCGGACGGCAGGATTGGCGATGTTGTCACGCTTTGTGCCGTAGTGAGCACGTCACGCGTGCGTGTGGTTGCTCACCACGGTGCTGATGTCCATCGTGACGACGGCGGCGCCGGCCACACCGAGGGTCAGCCCGGCCAGAATCCCCGCCCGGACACCGATCTTCTTTCTGGCACCAGGCGTGGCGTCGCCGAGCGGGCTGTCCGCCGCCGGGGTGGCGGGGGTCGCGTCGAATTCGCCGGCGTTGGTGTCGTTGCGCATCTTCACTCCCGTGATGAGGTGTTTCGCGGTTATTTCCCAGTAAGGCCCGAAGGTTCCAGCAGCAGAACCGACGGAACCCGTTCGGCAAAACCGACCCGCAACAACCCGAAACCGATACCCCCGGTTCCGGTCAGCAGACCGGGACTTGCTACTCCGTGCGGAGTACCGCACTGGAGCCCGTGCCCTTCCACTGCGCCCACGAGGCGCGAGGTCGCCCTCCGCAAGGCGGAGACGGCCGGTTCGTGACCCTGCCCGGCCAGCACCACAAGTGCTTCGAGGGTGCCGAGCTCACCGTGACAGAGAGATTGATCGGACGACGGCGGCCGGGCGGCCACCGCGGTCGAGAAGGCATCCGCCCTGCGCGCGGCGGCGGTGCCGGGTTGCAGGCCGGCGGAACCCGGGGCGGCGGCTGTGGCGAGGACCTGACCGGCCAGGCCCGAGCACCAGCCCAGGTTGGCGTCCAGGGGGATGGCTGCGGTGGCGCCGGCTTGGCCGACCCCCGCGGTGGCGCCGGCTTGGCCCGAGCGCTCGCCCGGGTTGCCGGTCAGCGGGTTCGCCGTGGTCGCGGCGGCCCAGTCGCCCCGCGCGGTGGCGCCGGCCTCGCCCGGGTTGCCGGTCAGCGAGTTCGCTGCGGCCGCGCCGGCTCGACCCGGGTCACCGGCCACCGAGTCGGCCGCGGTGGCGCCGGCCCAGCCGAGCCCCGCGCCGGCTCGGCCCAGGCCGCCGCCCGCCGAGTCCGCCGTCGTGCCGGCTCGGCCGAGGGCCCAGTCCACGCCCGCCGTGCCCCAGAGAAAACCCGGGGCCGTGGGGCGCGGCGCTCCGGCGAGCCGCCGGGAGAGCGTGGCGGCCAGCGCGGCCGCTTCGGGCAGCCCGCTTTCCGCGTACACGGCGTGCATCGCCGCCAGGGCGCCCGCGGTGCCTTCGCCGACCCCGGCGGGCGCGGCCGCGTCGGCGGCGGCCGTCGCGGCGATCGCGGCGGGCAGGCAGGCGGTGAGCGCGCTGTCGCCCAGGAGGGAAGCCAGCCGGGCCAGTGCGTAGCAGATTCCGCCCAGTCCGAAGAACCCGCCGGAGCCGACTTCGCGTGCCAGCTCGGGGTGTTCGGCGAGGACCTCGACCAGCACCGGCAGCGTGCGCACGGCCTTCGCGGCCAGCTCGGAGTACCGGGCCGTGCCGGTCAGGTCGCCGAGCTGGGCGAGGAACAGGGCCGTGCCGCAGTAGCCCTCGGCGAGGCCCGCGCCCATCGGCAGCACCAGCCAGTGCCTGCCTTCCAGCAGCTCGAGGCCGACCCAGTTGGCCCGGCCGTCGTCGTGGGCGGCGCGGGCGACCAGGTCGTCGCCGATCGCGGAGGCCAGCGCGAGCAGGTGCTGGCTGTCGGGCACCACGGCGGCGACCGCGCCGGGCAGTGGCGTGCCGGCGCTGTGGCGGACCTCCGGGCGGCGGGTGGCGAGGGTGGCTTCGACGAACCACTCCTGCTCGCGCAGGTCCTCCGCACTCAGCTGCGCGATCTTCGCGCGGGCCTGGTCGAGGCCGCTCGCGGCCAGCAGGCCGGGCAGCACGGTGCCGGTCCCGGTGGTGACGTCGACCGAGTCCGCGGCGGCGGTGAACACCGGCACGTCGCCGGCGCACAGCTCGGCGATCTCGTGGGGCACCAGCGCGGGCAGGTGGGCCTTCCCCTGGTCCTCGGCGAGGGCGGCGAACGCCTCGGGCCGGGCGGCTCCATCGGCCAGGTGCGCCGGGTGCGTCGCGGCGGTCAGCAGCGTCGCGTAGACCTGCGTCGGCCGCATGACGAGCCGGATCTCCTCGCCCGCGAACCGGGCCAGCGCGCCCTCGAGCAGCTCGGCGCGGCGGTCCACCAGGGACTCGTAGGCCGCGCGGAAGCCGCTCAGCAGGCTCTGCCGGTACA belongs to Amycolatopsis tolypomycina and includes:
- a CDS encoding OmpL47-type beta-barrel domain-containing protein translates to MSPRLIALLLTAFLAVLGLATPAAAAPVQTLTWTGNNSTTEYASAPTGARPGETTIVFENSEATGNTTGMSHTLTFDTTTPGYNHDVTLNILANPFDPQDGRHEAVVMLTPGKYRYYCTIPGHTAMAGEFVVSDGTGDTIPPTVTAAVTGDRDPAGNYVESATVTLSAEDAGSGVASVEYQLDGGTWTAYAAPVVVTAVGMHMLHYRATDVAGNTSEEGMAHFTVVDGPGDTTPPTVTASVAGDRDAAGNYLDVATVSLTATDADSAVRSVEYQLDGGAWTPYAAPVAVTGAGAHMVHFRATDAAGNTSPEGMASFTVVKRDTTAPAVSASVAGTQDGDGNYVGKATVTVTASDTGSGVAAVEYKVDGGVWTAYSAPVPVSAVGAHTVAYRARDVAGNASAEGSVAFTVVAGGDTTAPAVALQLRGNQDGGWNYVGSATVTVTATDAESGVGFVEYKVDASAWTRYTAPVVVSALGAHTVRARATDVAGNVSAELTGSFTVVAAPPPPDACPSSDTRETVVIGGVDSQVANTDTGNGCTINDVIDENAEYASHERFVKHVKAVTQELVANGVLSSGDRNRIVTAAIESGVGGGLAPADGGKRKA
- a CDS encoding ATP-binding protein; the encoded protein is MRTRAPALVGRGTEIEEIGRVLHDARRSSGSALFVTGEPGIGKTRLAAEAVGHALDAGLVVLRGRGSTTGPAVPFRALTEALLSLARTGGGRELVEQLGPYRSVLGRLIPDWAAGADTAGDSSLVVLAEATLRLTGLAGAGRGCLFVVDDLQDADVETLAVVEYLAANVRTQPVVVLATLRAEPSPALDAAYAATRRGEGFLMPLDSLGPAEVRDVVASSLGAEPDQVSADVAERLFADSAGNPLVVEELLHSMVAAGELVNGAAGWRFTGHGRSAVPSTLVTIITRRADRLGERGKQLLAIAAVLGRRFPLSVVQRVSELDDRSLFGHLQSAVAAQLLTTDERGEDWYAFRHPLTAEALLTLLNPAERVALSAKAADAVVELHPDLPGELCSLAASLRLGAGDRWAAADLYREAAQRALAEGAPGSAIAVLDHAVNLLGDDADRGAEQSGRYRDLLELLLFALAEAGQFDRAVKVARSLRPADGRDPARQIRVHVRLAWAAQVAGRWAEGFEQVAAARALLPGTGLDEESVAVDAVDAYLSMSGPAPDRVRRSEELGRRAVEGAERIGSPSTACQALYAVGFVVRERDMTESDECFRRMLDAAAEHRLTNWRNYALVGLGGNAWLTEADPSGLETARAEALRTGGISLAYNAEAVLGLHSVLCGRFAEAGPRLDACYAEASRIKLFAVSRYVQMAQAVLAGHRGDRRAMETALGDFRRGGGDSGPEAPLARGLAQVFCSLLEEDRDTARAELETLAADQARQQSTFHLAGTHGLKLLLDVIAGDAAWADHRRVAAGAAGGMRWNRQFVLLAEAVLHGRDHAPEAAAAAMRRAAQAATPFGVARPLGLRLAAEPAVDDGWGEPAEWLREAESHFHDADVIPVASACRALLRRAGASVQQRRTGTERVPESLRAIGVTLREFEVFELLAFRLSNKALAARLHISPRTVEKHVAALLMKTSVRDRNELARFAAEHSSASEV
- a CDS encoding ThuA domain-containing protein, with amino-acid sequence MKRRWFGRRGAVVLAIGSVLAAGAPLMAMPVAAAAPAANVPVNVLVFHGAAAGQKDPVLRAADAIARLGGDNGITVTASQDPAVFNTANLARYRGVVFLSAQGVTLSREQEGALQAYMKAGGGFLGISDAARAQDSSQWFTGLIGARPVGARPTPEAVASVTASGENPPNETKEKLADNNENTKWLTFATTGWAAYKMATPVAVSSYALVSANDFPGRNPKNWTLQGSADGSTWTDLDTRTNETFTDPFQTRTFTFANTTVYPNYRLNITANAGEPIIQLADLKLFKDTSTTPPPPEPAPQQAVVDVLDAKHPATAGLPQNWTRTDRWLNWETNPVGTVHTVAQVEEKGYQPGVGANGPFHPISWCRDYDGGRSFYTGMGRTEASYGEGQFRDHLLGALRWTTGMVRGDCQAGIAANYKVERLTGKNAAGQLDQIGEPHGLTIAPDGKVFYIGKAACPTGPVVSWDDPNVGLGCGTIHQWDPATKKVKLLTTLRVMGNRGSGDELVKNEEGLLGMVLDPKFTENGWFYAYWMPHDSIDRDKRIGKRTISRFTYNATAQTIDQATRKDLMSWDVQIHSCCHAGGGMAFDKDGNLYVGSGDNNSSGGSNGYSGNNWTLEYKGLSFQDARRTAGNTNDYGGKILRIHPEPNGTYTIPPGNLFPNGPSDKTRPEIYVMGVRNISRLQIDPVHNWLTAGWVGPDAPAPSPELGPAKYETATIITEAGNHGWPYCMGNRQPYRDRSSTNAAELTGWYDCNNPINTSPRNTGLVNLPPIKDNMIWYSPDGGGPVFPKRPGSSIPTYNAADATYTQPYLRGGGQAVMSGPTYHRSLVNPNSGVAWPEYWDNKWFIADEANSQNRVAVTVDPAEVPTHQPPVFAETFRQIIPGGAGDTRVQSWMDAKFGPDGALYVLDYGNGFFSLDANQKLLKISYTGGAPTPAPAASSTMVQNKALTAAFTGSKSGGVSYRWEFGDGSVSTQADPRHTYPRTGIFTAKLTVTYANGEAVTTRASVNVGCAVADPGPAVTLGDTLTKVVNRNAGGGCTVDDFLDDESTWSTHAAFVNHVEQATETLSDLGVLSDAEVAELNAAAAASPIGKPGTTGYDALFDGTAESLRAWAQAPSGQFTLQPDGSIRAGGGLGMLWYAQRQFGDFSVKVQFKDIAPDPGRANSGVFVRFPDPRTPLEQRPPGSCGTVGSARTSQAWVAIYCGHEIQIYDGDTGEPQKTGSVYNFDPRPLDQAGARPKGTWNEYEIKVVGQHYTMIRNGVVINEFDNTPGQQSSRAGDPPTDLRQFVSGFIGLQNHSDNDLIEFRNIRVRQL